A stretch of DNA from Spirosoma endbachense:
CGGGATTTTGCCGTAGCGCCTGTATTTCGGGAAACCGTCACGGCTATTGAACCAAGTCTCTCCGATGCCCGACTGTATCCCAATCCGGCATCGTCGGAAGTCGTTCTGGAGGCCGACGGAATCAGCCGAAGCCTACAATCGGTTGCGCTGACCGACGCCCAGGGACGCCTGTTGGTCCTCAATGCATCGCAACTAACTCCCGGTGCCATAAGGTTCAATGTTGGCATGCTGCCTACCGGTTCGTATGTGCTTCATGTGGCTACCAATCAGGGAACGCTGACCAAACGGCTGCTGGTAGCCCGGTAAGAATCAATAGAACCACTTTACGGCCTTCCTGACCACGCCTGGCAGATTGTCGGAAATATGATCGACCCAGATCGATTTATTTACACGGCTGGCCGTTGGGTAAGGATAAATTTTGTTAAAGAAATCGCCCGCGGTCAGCTTTTGCTGAACAGCCAGAATCAGTTCCTGCGCTAATTCTCCTGCATTAGGTGCTATCATGGTTCCACCTAAGATTTTGGTGCTGAATGGGTTGATACCTGTTGGTTCGGTAAACAGTATCAGTCTGGCATATTCGTAGTCTTCGATCACGGCACGATCATCGTGAGCGAAGTCATAATCGATGCGTTCGTAGCTGATTTTGCGCGTCTTTAGATCGTATTCTGACAAGCCGAACGTCACTACTTCCGGATCGGTAAACGTCACCCACGAGAAATGGTCGTAGCTCAATTTTTTATCGAGTACCTGACCGGGGGTAATAAAATTCGTAATCAACGTGGCCACGTGTAATTCGGCAGCATGAGAGAAATAACGCTGACCGGCGGGTAATCCGGCAGCGGCATCACCAGCCGCAAAAACATGTTCGTTGGTAGTTTGCAGGTAATCATTGAGTTTGATCTGTCCCTTATCATTTAGTTCGATACCCGCAGCAGCAAGGTTCAGGTCATCAAAATTGAACGTACGGCCAATAGCAACCAGTACAGCATCAAATTCGATCAGTTCCGTTAAGCCATTCTCCAACTGTAGTTCGACCGAATTCGCATCATGAAAGGCCTTGACTTTCCGATTCAGTTTAACGATCACGCCTTCTTCTGTCAGCCGTTTCTGCAGAAGATCAGACACTTCAGGTAGTTCTTTTGTCAAAATTCGCTCTTCTGCCCCCACAACCGTTACCTGGCTTCCCATCCGCTGAAATGCCTGACACAGTTCAATACCAATCGGCCCGGCGCCAACGATCAGCAACCGTTCGGGCAGCGTTTCGAGCGAAAAGATCGTCTCGTTGGTGTATAGTTTTACCTGATCGATACCAGTTGCGTTCAGCGTCTTTGGCTTTGAACCGGTACAGAGGACAATATTTTTGGCAGAAACCACCCGCGATCCGTTACCCCCGCTAATCTCAATGGTCTGTTTACCAACGAATCTGGCCGTACCCAATTCAACATCAAGTTCTTCGGTTTCGCGCAGGTAGGCGGCATTCTCATGAACGCGAATACTATCCTGACGCTCCCGTACATACTGCATTACGGCCGCCAGATCTGTCTTTCCTTCGGATTTCCACCCGAACGGTTGCGAGCGTTTAGCCGAATGAATCAGTCGACTAACGTGGATCAACGCTTTACTCGGAACACAGCCATCGTTCAGGCAATCGCCCCCAATTCGATGGTCATAACGGTCGATAAGCAGGACGTTAAAACCGAGCCGCTTCATGGCAATACTTACCCCCAGGCCCGCCGAGCCAGCCCCAATAGCAATAAGATCGTAATGTGATTTCATAAGTATGCAATCTGCTGACGCCTGCCTTTGTTCATCTAAAAGCAGTTGGTCTACGGCTTAAATGGCTTCATCATTTCTTCTTAAAATCATCCAATGTTCCTTTGATCGTTGCAATAAACTTGCTGTTTTTAAACATTGGATTATCATTTTTATCCAGAACCTTACACCGAAAATCAATTACATACGGCGTATCCTTTTTGTCGAAAAGCATCTTGGGCAACACGCTCAGGGTTTTCCCCGGCTTGCCGGTTACCGGAAATACGACGGGCGTAGTACTCTGCGCCTTGATCAGGATAGGTTCCGGCTGATCGCCCTCCGCAATCTGCTTTCCATCGATCGTGACCGTATAATGAGTGTCCGTAAAATTGTACGGAAATTTATTCTTATTCCTCACATTGACTTTCGCGGCTACATCCGCCCGCTTGAAGCCAAGTTTTCCGAAATCAATATCCTCAATCTTAATCGTTGGAATGTGATATGTCGGTAACCGTCGCTCGGTTGTGGCCGCAAAGATTTTTTCGCCCAGAATCGGTACATCGAGCGCAAAAGAAGCCCGTATTTTGTAGGTAGTACTGTCAATATTCCTGCGCTCCAGGGTTTCCAGCACCTTCGTTAGTTTCCTGCTAAATAGTTTGGCAGGCATGACAATGAGCGTGCTATCTCCTGATTTGACCTCAATCGGCTTTTTGTAGGAGTCAACGACCACGGGCGTATCGGCAATATAAAACGTATAGTCAAGCTGGCGTGCTTTAAATCCGACAGGAAGCGGATTGTCGACCAGCATATACATGTTCATCGTAATCGCATCGTCGCTGATGTCCGTAAAATCAAATCGACTAAGTTCCAGTCGGGGTTTGAGCGTATTATCGTAAGGGCCGTTCTCAGCGGCAGCGTTGCTTTTGAGTTTACTATACCAACTATACCCCCCGATTGCTCCGGCCAGCAATACGGCCAGGGCAATGATCCATCCTTTTTTCATAACGTGTCGCGAGTCGTGTAAGACAATGTAACGCTTGTTGGAAGCAGACTGTTTAACAGTCCATTTCCTGTCTGATCGTGTTGCGAACCGGAGTAGACCTGTTCATCTTTTTTACCGGCAAAAGAGTAAAGATTGACTCTTTTAATCTTACCTAAGTACTCCAAAACATGGCACTCTATCACATGAGAAAACTTTCGTTCATTCTGGCAATCGGATTAGCCGGAATTTTTATGAATCTGACCATTCGCCCGGCAGCCGATGGTTGGGTTAGCATTTTTGACGGCAAAACATTCAACGGCTGGAAAATCACCGAGGAGAGTCCAGCAACGTTCAGTGTTCAGGACGGCGCCATTGTTGTGGCAGGTCCCCGCGCTCACTTGTTCTATGAGGGTCCAGTCCATAATCACGATTTCAAAAATTTTGAGTGGAAAGCACAGGTCATGACAACGCCTGGCTCGAATTCGGGTATGTTTATTCATACAGCCTATCAGCCATCGGGCTGGCCGTC
This window harbors:
- a CDS encoding dihydrolipoyl dehydrogenase family protein; translation: MKSHYDLIAIGAGSAGLGVSIAMKRLGFNVLLIDRYDHRIGGDCLNDGCVPSKALIHVSRLIHSAKRSQPFGWKSEGKTDLAAVMQYVRERQDSIRVHENAAYLRETEELDVELGTARFVGKQTIEISGGNGSRVVSAKNIVLCTGSKPKTLNATGIDQVKLYTNETIFSLETLPERLLIVGAGPIGIELCQAFQRMGSQVTVVGAEERILTKELPEVSDLLQKRLTEEGVIVKLNRKVKAFHDANSVELQLENGLTELIEFDAVLVAIGRTFNFDDLNLAAAGIELNDKGQIKLNDYLQTTNEHVFAAGDAAAGLPAGQRYFSHAAELHVATLITNFITPGQVLDKKLSYDHFSWVTFTDPEVVTFGLSEYDLKTRKISYERIDYDFAHDDRAVIEDYEYARLILFTEPTGINPFSTKILGGTMIAPNAGELAQELILAVQQKLTAGDFFNKIYPYPTASRVNKSIWVDHISDNLPGVVRKAVKWFY
- a CDS encoding LEA type 2 family protein, whose amino-acid sequence is MKKGWIIALAVLLAGAIGGYSWYSKLKSNAAAENGPYDNTLKPRLELSRFDFTDISDDAITMNMYMLVDNPLPVGFKARQLDYTFYIADTPVVVDSYKKPIEVKSGDSTLIVMPAKLFSRKLTKVLETLERRNIDSTTYKIRASFALDVPILGEKIFAATTERRLPTYHIPTIKIEDIDFGKLGFKRADVAAKVNVRNKNKFPYNFTDTHYTVTIDGKQIAEGDQPEPILIKAQSTTPVVFPVTGKPGKTLSVLPKMLFDKKDTPYVIDFRCKVLDKNDNPMFKNSKFIATIKGTLDDFKKK
- a CDS encoding 3-keto-disaccharide hydrolase, with product MRKLSFILAIGLAGIFMNLTIRPAADGWVSIFDGKTFNGWKITEESPATFSVQDGAIVVAGPRAHLFYEGPVHNHDFKNFEWKAQVMTTPGSNSGMFIHTAYQPSGWPSKGYEIQVNQSHTDWRKTGSVYGLQDVKEVFVKDNEWYTEHIIVQGKKVTIKVNDKTINEYMEPDSISTGKSMKKLSTGTVALQGHDPKSKVFYKDIMIKVLPD